One genomic window of Erinaceus europaeus chromosome 7, mEriEur2.1, whole genome shotgun sequence includes the following:
- the TRAK2 gene encoding trafficking kinesin-binding protein 2 isoform X5 codes for MSQSQNAIFTSPTGEENLMNINQRDSESITDWSRTPHQQQHASGALSPVLAEETFRYMILGTDRVEQMTKTYNDIDMVTHLLAERDRDLELAARIGQALLKRNHVLSEQNEALEEQLGQAFDQVNQLQHELSKKDELLRIVSIASEESETDSSCSTPLRFNESFSLSQGLLQLDMLQDKLKELEEENMALRSKACHIKTETITYEEKEQQLVHDCVKELRETNAQMSKLTEELSGKSDELLRYQEEISSLLSQIVDLQHKIKEHVIEKEELRLHLQASKDAQRQLTMELHELQDRNVECLGMLHESQEEIKELRSRCGPAAYLYSPSFGSFSGESLAAEIEGTMRKKLSLDGESSFFKQKAQQKRVFDTVKVANDTRGRSIPFLALQPLPGSNRSSVIMTAKPFPSDLQQTEDKALLTQGDNPQVAGNTQKVGQPEPFEDSDLAAALHRLSLRRQNYLSEKQFFAEEWERKIQVLADQKDGLSGCDTPAESLASLCTHQSEITDLSSATCLRGFMPEKLQIVKPLEGSQTLHHWQQLAQPNLGTILDPRPGVITKGFPQLPQDAVYHLSDLEEDDGRGITFQVQQPLQVEQKPSASKPATGIFLPPITSTGGPVTAATSNPGKCLSGTNSTFTFTTCRILHPSDITQVTPSSGFPSLSCGSSGSSSSGTAVNSPAMPYRLSIGESITNRRDSTTTFSSTMSLAKLLQERGISAKAYHGLASEKSLLPPPLKALAIPSTPPNSPSHSPCPSPLSFEPRVHSSENFLASRPAETFLQEMYGLRPSRNPPDIGRLKMNLVDRLKRLGIARVVKTPDAQASGRKQESKTGLQRPDSAIYLNSGSSLLSGLRRNQSLPVMMGSFSTPVCTSSPKMETLQEN; via the exons TTCTGGGCACAGACAGGGTGGAACAGATGACCAAAACTTACAATGACATCGACATGGTCACACATCTTCTGGCAGAG AGAGATCGTGATCTGGAGCTAGCCGCTCGCATTGGACAAGCTCTCCTAAAGCGAAACCATGTCTTGTCTGAGCAGAATGAAGCCTTGGAGGAGCAATTGGGGCAAGCCTTTGATCAA GTTAATCAACTACAGCATGAGCTATCCAAGAAGGATGAGTTACTCCGAATTGTCTCTATTGCTTCTGAAGAGAGTGAAACTGATTCTAGCTGTTCTACACCTCTTCGGTTCAATGAGTCTTTCAGCTTATCTCAAGGTTTGCTTCAGTTGGACATGCTGCAGGACAAGCTCAAGGAGCTGGAAGAAGAGAATATGGCTCTTCGCTCCAAG GCTTGTCACATAAAGACAGAAACTATTACCTATGAAGAGAAAGAACAACAGCTTGTCCACGACTGTGTTAAAGAACTTC gTGAAACAAATGCTCAGATGTCCAAATTGACTGAAGAATTATCTGGGAAGAGTGATGAACTGCTTAGATACCAAGAAGAGATCTCCTCTCTCTTATCTCAAATTGTAGATCTCCAGCACAAAATTAAAGAA CATGTGATTGAGAAGGAAGAGCTGAGACTCCATCTACAAGCTTCCAAGGATGCTCAGAGACAGCTGACAATGGAG CTTCATGAGTTACAAGACAGGAACGTGGAGTGTCTGGGAATGTTGCACGAATCCCAAGAAGAGATCAAGGAGCTGCGCAGTAGATGTGGGCCTGCCGCTTATCTCTACTCTCCGTCTTTTGGATCTTTCTCTGGG GAATCTCTGGCAGCTGAGATTGAGGGGACCATGCGTAAAAAGTTGAGTTTGGATGGGGAATCTTCTTTCTTTAAGCAAAA agccCAGCAGAAACGTGTATTTGATACTGTCAAAGTTGCCAATGACACAAGGGGCCGCTCCATCCCATTCTTAGCTCTGCAGCCCCTCCCAGGCTCTAACCGTTCAAGTGTCATCATGACAGCAAAGCCTTTCCCATCTGATTTACAGCAGACAGAGGACAAAGCACTCCTAACCCAGGGAGACAACCCACAGGTCGCAGG GAACACCCAGAAGGTGGGTCAGCCAGAACCCTTTGAAGATAGTGATTTGGCTGCAGCGCTCCATCGCCTTAGTCTGCGGCGACAGAACTACTTAAGTGAGAAGCAGTTCTTTGCTGAAGAATGGGAACGGAAGATCCAAGTTTTGGCTGACCAGAAAGACGGGCTCAGTGGCTGTGACACCCCTGCAGAGAGCCTTGCCTCTCTCTGCACCCATCAGTCAGAGATCACAGACCTCAGCAGTGCTACTTGCCTTCGAGGGTTTATGCCTGAGAAGTTGCAAATTGTTAAACCCCTtgaag GGTCACAAACTCTACACCACTGGCAGCAGCTTGCTCAGCCAAATTTAGGAACCATTCTAGATCCACGACCAGGTGTCATCACCAAGGGCTTTCCCCAACTGCCGCAGGATGCCGTCTATCACCTCTCAGATTTAGAAGAGGATGATGGGCGAGGGATCACTTTTCAGGTTCAGCAACCTCTTCAGGTGGAACAGAAACCTTCTGCATCTAAGCCCGCAACTGGAATCTTCCTCCCACCCATCACTTCAACAGGTGGACCAGTTACAG CTGCTACTTCAAACCCGGGAAAGTGTCTGTCAGGTACCAACTCAACCTTCACCTTCACCACCTGTCGAATACTGCACCCCTCTGACATCACTCAGGTAACCCCCAG ctCTGGGTTTCCTTCCTTATCCTGTGGAAGTAGTGGTAGCAGTTCATCAGGCACAGCGGTAAATTCTCCTGCCATGCCCTACAGACTCAGCATTGGCGAATCCATCACCAACCGACGTGATTCCACTACAACTTTCAGTAGCACCATGAGCCTTGCCAAACTTCTGCAAGAGCGAGGCATCTCCGCCAAAGCATACCATGGTCTGGCGTCAGAGAAGTCCCTGCTCCCGCCTCCCCTGAAAGCCCTGGCCATCCCTTCCACGCCACCAAACTCACCGTCTCACTCCCCTTGCCCTTCCCCTTTGTCCTTTGAGCCCCGGGTACATAGCTCTGAAAATTTTTTGGCCTCCCGACCAGCTGAAACATTCCTCCAGGAGATGTATGGCTTGAGGCCCTCCCGAAACCCTCCTGACATTGGCCGGTTGAAAATGAACTTAGTGGACAGGCTGAAGAGGCTGGGGATAGCCAGAGTGGTCAAGACACCTGATGCCCAGGCTAGCGGCAGAAAGCAGGAGTCGAAAACTGGTCTCCAAAGGCCAGATTCTGCCATCTATTTAAATTCAGGTAGCAGTTTGCTGAGCGGACTGAGGAGGAATCAGAGTCTTCCTGTGATGATGGGTAGCTTTAGCACCCCAGTTTGCACATCTTCACCTAAAATGGAGACCTTGCAGGAGAACTGA
- the TRAK2 gene encoding trafficking kinesin-binding protein 2 isoform X4 — MSQSQNAIFTSPTGEENLMNINQRDSESITDWSRTPHQQQHASGALSPVLAEETFRYMKVEETTHFLGTDRVEQMTKTYNDIDMVTHLLAERDRDLELAARIGQALLKRNHVLSEQNEALEEQLGQAFDQVNQLQHELSKKDELLRIVSIASEESETDSSCSTPLRFNESFSLSQGLLQLDMLQDKLKELEEENMALRSKACHIKTETITYEEKEQQLVHDCVKELRETNAQMSKLTEELSGKSDELLRYQEEISSLLSQIVDLQHKIKEHVIEKEELRLHLQASKDAQRQLTMELHELQDRNVECLGMLHESQEEIKELRSRCGPAAYLYSPSFGSFSGESLAAEIEGTMRKKLSLDGESSFFKQKAQQKRVFDTVKVANDTRGRSIPFLALQPLPGSNRSSVIMTAKPFPSDLQQTEDKALLTQGDNPQVAGNTQKVGQPEPFEDSDLAAALHRLSLRRQNYLSEKQFFAEEWERKIQVLADQKDGLSGCDTPAESLASLCTHQSEITDLSSATCLRGFMPEKLQIVKPLEGSQTLHHWQQLAQPNLGTILDPRPGVITKGFPQLPQDAVYHLSDLEEDDGRGITFQVQQPLQVEQKPSASKPATGIFLPPITSTGGPVTAATSNPGKCLSGTNSTFTFTTCRILHPSDITQVTPSSGFPSLSCGSSGSSSSGTAVNSPAMPYRLSIGESITNRRDSTTTFSSTMSLAKLLQERGISAKAYHGLASEKSLLPPPLKALAIPSTPPNSPSHSPCPSPLSFEPRVHSSENFLASRPAETFLQEMYGLRPSRNPPDIGRLKMNLVDRLKRLGIARVVKTPDAQASGRKQESKTGLQRPDSAIYLNSGSSLLSGLRRNQSLPVMMGSFSTPVCTSSPKMETLQEN; from the exons AAGTAGAGGAGACCACACATT TTCTGGGCACAGACAGGGTGGAACAGATGACCAAAACTTACAATGACATCGACATGGTCACACATCTTCTGGCAGAG AGAGATCGTGATCTGGAGCTAGCCGCTCGCATTGGACAAGCTCTCCTAAAGCGAAACCATGTCTTGTCTGAGCAGAATGAAGCCTTGGAGGAGCAATTGGGGCAAGCCTTTGATCAA GTTAATCAACTACAGCATGAGCTATCCAAGAAGGATGAGTTACTCCGAATTGTCTCTATTGCTTCTGAAGAGAGTGAAACTGATTCTAGCTGTTCTACACCTCTTCGGTTCAATGAGTCTTTCAGCTTATCTCAAGGTTTGCTTCAGTTGGACATGCTGCAGGACAAGCTCAAGGAGCTGGAAGAAGAGAATATGGCTCTTCGCTCCAAG GCTTGTCACATAAAGACAGAAACTATTACCTATGAAGAGAAAGAACAACAGCTTGTCCACGACTGTGTTAAAGAACTTC gTGAAACAAATGCTCAGATGTCCAAATTGACTGAAGAATTATCTGGGAAGAGTGATGAACTGCTTAGATACCAAGAAGAGATCTCCTCTCTCTTATCTCAAATTGTAGATCTCCAGCACAAAATTAAAGAA CATGTGATTGAGAAGGAAGAGCTGAGACTCCATCTACAAGCTTCCAAGGATGCTCAGAGACAGCTGACAATGGAG CTTCATGAGTTACAAGACAGGAACGTGGAGTGTCTGGGAATGTTGCACGAATCCCAAGAAGAGATCAAGGAGCTGCGCAGTAGATGTGGGCCTGCCGCTTATCTCTACTCTCCGTCTTTTGGATCTTTCTCTGGG GAATCTCTGGCAGCTGAGATTGAGGGGACCATGCGTAAAAAGTTGAGTTTGGATGGGGAATCTTCTTTCTTTAAGCAAAA agccCAGCAGAAACGTGTATTTGATACTGTCAAAGTTGCCAATGACACAAGGGGCCGCTCCATCCCATTCTTAGCTCTGCAGCCCCTCCCAGGCTCTAACCGTTCAAGTGTCATCATGACAGCAAAGCCTTTCCCATCTGATTTACAGCAGACAGAGGACAAAGCACTCCTAACCCAGGGAGACAACCCACAGGTCGCAGG GAACACCCAGAAGGTGGGTCAGCCAGAACCCTTTGAAGATAGTGATTTGGCTGCAGCGCTCCATCGCCTTAGTCTGCGGCGACAGAACTACTTAAGTGAGAAGCAGTTCTTTGCTGAAGAATGGGAACGGAAGATCCAAGTTTTGGCTGACCAGAAAGACGGGCTCAGTGGCTGTGACACCCCTGCAGAGAGCCTTGCCTCTCTCTGCACCCATCAGTCAGAGATCACAGACCTCAGCAGTGCTACTTGCCTTCGAGGGTTTATGCCTGAGAAGTTGCAAATTGTTAAACCCCTtgaag GGTCACAAACTCTACACCACTGGCAGCAGCTTGCTCAGCCAAATTTAGGAACCATTCTAGATCCACGACCAGGTGTCATCACCAAGGGCTTTCCCCAACTGCCGCAGGATGCCGTCTATCACCTCTCAGATTTAGAAGAGGATGATGGGCGAGGGATCACTTTTCAGGTTCAGCAACCTCTTCAGGTGGAACAGAAACCTTCTGCATCTAAGCCCGCAACTGGAATCTTCCTCCCACCCATCACTTCAACAGGTGGACCAGTTACAG CTGCTACTTCAAACCCGGGAAAGTGTCTGTCAGGTACCAACTCAACCTTCACCTTCACCACCTGTCGAATACTGCACCCCTCTGACATCACTCAGGTAACCCCCAG ctCTGGGTTTCCTTCCTTATCCTGTGGAAGTAGTGGTAGCAGTTCATCAGGCACAGCGGTAAATTCTCCTGCCATGCCCTACAGACTCAGCATTGGCGAATCCATCACCAACCGACGTGATTCCACTACAACTTTCAGTAGCACCATGAGCCTTGCCAAACTTCTGCAAGAGCGAGGCATCTCCGCCAAAGCATACCATGGTCTGGCGTCAGAGAAGTCCCTGCTCCCGCCTCCCCTGAAAGCCCTGGCCATCCCTTCCACGCCACCAAACTCACCGTCTCACTCCCCTTGCCCTTCCCCTTTGTCCTTTGAGCCCCGGGTACATAGCTCTGAAAATTTTTTGGCCTCCCGACCAGCTGAAACATTCCTCCAGGAGATGTATGGCTTGAGGCCCTCCCGAAACCCTCCTGACATTGGCCGGTTGAAAATGAACTTAGTGGACAGGCTGAAGAGGCTGGGGATAGCCAGAGTGGTCAAGACACCTGATGCCCAGGCTAGCGGCAGAAAGCAGGAGTCGAAAACTGGTCTCCAAAGGCCAGATTCTGCCATCTATTTAAATTCAGGTAGCAGTTTGCTGAGCGGACTGAGGAGGAATCAGAGTCTTCCTGTGATGATGGGTAGCTTTAGCACCCCAGTTTGCACATCTTCACCTAAAATGGAGACCTTGCAGGAGAACTGA
- the TRAK2 gene encoding trafficking kinesin-binding protein 2 isoform X6, producing MKVEETTHFLGTDRVEQMTKTYNDIDMVTHLLAERDRDLELAARIGQALLKRNHVLSEQNEALEEQLGQAFDQVNQLQHELSKKDELLRIVSIASEESETDSSCSTPLRFNESFSLSQGLLQLDMLQDKLKELEEENMALRSKACHIKTETITYEEKEQQLVHDCVKELRETNAQMSKLTEELSGKSDELLRYQEEISSLLSQIVDLQHKIKEHVIEKEELRLHLQASKDAQRQLTMELHELQDRNVECLGMLHESQEEIKELRSRCGPAAYLYSPSFGSFSGESLAAEIEGTMRKKLSLDGESSFFKQKAQQKRVFDTVKVANDTRGRSIPFLALQPLPGSNRSSVIMTAKPFPSDLQQTEDKALLTQGDNPQVAGNTQKVGQPEPFEDSDLAAALHRLSLRRQNYLSEKQFFAEEWERKIQVLADQKDGLSGCDTPAESLASLCTHQSEITDLSSATCLRGFMPEKLQIVKPLEGSQTLHHWQQLAQPNLGTILDPRPGVITKGFPQLPQDAVYHLSDLEEDDGRGITFQVQQPLQVEQKPSASKPATGIFLPPITSTGGPVTAATSNPGKCLSGTNSTFTFTTCRILHPSDITQVTPSSGFPSLSCGSSGSSSSGTAVNSPAMPYRLSIGESITNRRDSTTTFSSTMSLAKLLQERGISAKAYHGLASEKSLLPPPLKALAIPSTPPNSPSHSPCPSPLSFEPRVHSSENFLASRPAETFLQEMYGLRPSRNPPDIGRLKMNLVDRLKRLGIARVVKTPDAQASGRKQESKTGLQRPDSAIYLNSGSSLLSGLRRNQSLPVMMGSFSTPVCTSSPKMETLQEN from the exons AAGTAGAGGAGACCACACATT TTCTGGGCACAGACAGGGTGGAACAGATGACCAAAACTTACAATGACATCGACATGGTCACACATCTTCTGGCAGAG AGAGATCGTGATCTGGAGCTAGCCGCTCGCATTGGACAAGCTCTCCTAAAGCGAAACCATGTCTTGTCTGAGCAGAATGAAGCCTTGGAGGAGCAATTGGGGCAAGCCTTTGATCAA GTTAATCAACTACAGCATGAGCTATCCAAGAAGGATGAGTTACTCCGAATTGTCTCTATTGCTTCTGAAGAGAGTGAAACTGATTCTAGCTGTTCTACACCTCTTCGGTTCAATGAGTCTTTCAGCTTATCTCAAGGTTTGCTTCAGTTGGACATGCTGCAGGACAAGCTCAAGGAGCTGGAAGAAGAGAATATGGCTCTTCGCTCCAAG GCTTGTCACATAAAGACAGAAACTATTACCTATGAAGAGAAAGAACAACAGCTTGTCCACGACTGTGTTAAAGAACTTC gTGAAACAAATGCTCAGATGTCCAAATTGACTGAAGAATTATCTGGGAAGAGTGATGAACTGCTTAGATACCAAGAAGAGATCTCCTCTCTCTTATCTCAAATTGTAGATCTCCAGCACAAAATTAAAGAA CATGTGATTGAGAAGGAAGAGCTGAGACTCCATCTACAAGCTTCCAAGGATGCTCAGAGACAGCTGACAATGGAG CTTCATGAGTTACAAGACAGGAACGTGGAGTGTCTGGGAATGTTGCACGAATCCCAAGAAGAGATCAAGGAGCTGCGCAGTAGATGTGGGCCTGCCGCTTATCTCTACTCTCCGTCTTTTGGATCTTTCTCTGGG GAATCTCTGGCAGCTGAGATTGAGGGGACCATGCGTAAAAAGTTGAGTTTGGATGGGGAATCTTCTTTCTTTAAGCAAAA agccCAGCAGAAACGTGTATTTGATACTGTCAAAGTTGCCAATGACACAAGGGGCCGCTCCATCCCATTCTTAGCTCTGCAGCCCCTCCCAGGCTCTAACCGTTCAAGTGTCATCATGACAGCAAAGCCTTTCCCATCTGATTTACAGCAGACAGAGGACAAAGCACTCCTAACCCAGGGAGACAACCCACAGGTCGCAGG GAACACCCAGAAGGTGGGTCAGCCAGAACCCTTTGAAGATAGTGATTTGGCTGCAGCGCTCCATCGCCTTAGTCTGCGGCGACAGAACTACTTAAGTGAGAAGCAGTTCTTTGCTGAAGAATGGGAACGGAAGATCCAAGTTTTGGCTGACCAGAAAGACGGGCTCAGTGGCTGTGACACCCCTGCAGAGAGCCTTGCCTCTCTCTGCACCCATCAGTCAGAGATCACAGACCTCAGCAGTGCTACTTGCCTTCGAGGGTTTATGCCTGAGAAGTTGCAAATTGTTAAACCCCTtgaag GGTCACAAACTCTACACCACTGGCAGCAGCTTGCTCAGCCAAATTTAGGAACCATTCTAGATCCACGACCAGGTGTCATCACCAAGGGCTTTCCCCAACTGCCGCAGGATGCCGTCTATCACCTCTCAGATTTAGAAGAGGATGATGGGCGAGGGATCACTTTTCAGGTTCAGCAACCTCTTCAGGTGGAACAGAAACCTTCTGCATCTAAGCCCGCAACTGGAATCTTCCTCCCACCCATCACTTCAACAGGTGGACCAGTTACAG CTGCTACTTCAAACCCGGGAAAGTGTCTGTCAGGTACCAACTCAACCTTCACCTTCACCACCTGTCGAATACTGCACCCCTCTGACATCACTCAGGTAACCCCCAG ctCTGGGTTTCCTTCCTTATCCTGTGGAAGTAGTGGTAGCAGTTCATCAGGCACAGCGGTAAATTCTCCTGCCATGCCCTACAGACTCAGCATTGGCGAATCCATCACCAACCGACGTGATTCCACTACAACTTTCAGTAGCACCATGAGCCTTGCCAAACTTCTGCAAGAGCGAGGCATCTCCGCCAAAGCATACCATGGTCTGGCGTCAGAGAAGTCCCTGCTCCCGCCTCCCCTGAAAGCCCTGGCCATCCCTTCCACGCCACCAAACTCACCGTCTCACTCCCCTTGCCCTTCCCCTTTGTCCTTTGAGCCCCGGGTACATAGCTCTGAAAATTTTTTGGCCTCCCGACCAGCTGAAACATTCCTCCAGGAGATGTATGGCTTGAGGCCCTCCCGAAACCCTCCTGACATTGGCCGGTTGAAAATGAACTTAGTGGACAGGCTGAAGAGGCTGGGGATAGCCAGAGTGGTCAAGACACCTGATGCCCAGGCTAGCGGCAGAAAGCAGGAGTCGAAAACTGGTCTCCAAAGGCCAGATTCTGCCATCTATTTAAATTCAGGTAGCAGTTTGCTGAGCGGACTGAGGAGGAATCAGAGTCTTCCTGTGATGATGGGTAGCTTTAGCACCCCAGTTTGCACATCTTCACCTAAAATGGAGACCTTGCAGGAGAACTGA